AAACTTTAGGGAGTTTAAGAACTTGTCTAATACATATCGTCATTTAATCTGGTGATTTAGCGCTGGAGTTTGTGGGAGGCTGCATAAAAAACTCAAGGTCACTGAGGCTGGAGGATGAGACACACAACACCCCTCTCACTGTAAAAGTTATAATGTGATAACGAGCGGTTGTTATTGTATCTTCTTTGTTCTGCAGCTCTTCCAAAGTTtgatatttacttattttttgcTGTGGAGGCTCTGTCCAAGGCCAAATTCAGAGCCCCATATGTGCTATCTCTGATTTCCTGCACCAGATACATTCATTTCCTGTGCCTGTTCCTGTCTGTTGCATCCAACCGCTTGACTGTAACCTCAACAAGTTGGCAGCAGTAAAGCAGAATATGATCAATAAAGTGTATTAGCTCATGTGTTGGATGAATTAACAGCAAACACTCAAGCAGTCAATCTCACTTTCTGTGCTTTGTTACAGATGGTGCTGActtgaaatgtgttatttgtAATTTGCTGTTAGTTGTTGTGTGTCAGGGCACCGCAGGGTGACTGTTGGTAACTGTGATGTCACtattttggtgtgtgtgtgtgtgtgtcacctttgAGCCAGCTTGCCCTACTTTAGTTCTTCCTTCAGTGCAtgagcaggaaacagaaagagagagagagcttggCCATGAACTCACTCAGGAGTCGCCACCTCTCATGCACTCTGAGACCTATACCATTCTCAGTTTTCTGCTTGATGCACATCGCTGCAGCTGCATTATCAGCTATGAATTTGTTTTTGACTGCATGATatagacagtaaaaaaaaatgcttagtAAAATGATTAATCTTAGCAATTATGTCATTATATTCAGCACTTGTGCCTCCGAGGTACTGATACTCAGTACAACAGCACGACCTTGAGTGCAGGTgcttttctgacttttttttttttttttttttttttttttttttttttttttttacatcttattgttttaacagtttttagGACTTGGCCCTTGGTACTGGTTcctaaacttttattttgtatggcCAAATATCCTGTAAAATTGActatttctgttttgattttgtgcTCTGTGAGTCACTTTGGGATGCATGTTTGCAcgaaaggtgctatataaataaataaagtttaagttTCAGGGCCACCAAAAGCTTAGGACCGGCCCTGGTTGTGCTTACTTTGTAATTTGTGAAACCAATACATGATAATTATGCTCTTACATGAttgttttgtgaatttattGAATTCACATTCACTATTATTACTGTTTTTCCTTAGCAGAAGTGGAGAGTCCTGATCTTTGCACATCCGCTTACAGTCATCAGTTTCTACTCTAATAAAACTGGATCATTAGGTGGTAAATtcataaatgtttgttatgaTCGAAACATTACAAGTGGTCAGTATTTGTTACATCATGTTCGGAGAACAGAAACCGAAACTTATGAGGGTGTTAAGGATGGAAAACGAATCTTAAGTGAGGGGGCGGTGTCGATCAGCTGATGCAGTCTGTATATAAACTGTGTTGAGCTGAAAACCTCTGGCACAGCTGCTTGATCTGTTTACTATcaacaagactttttttttaagcgatCACAAGGTAGGAAGCTCTCTTTATTGACACTGTGATGTttcatttgaacatttcttcTTGACTTATTTGAATCTCATCTTTCAGGACACTCTGATCATGGATATAACTATTGTTATGCTGGATGGAAAGACCCACATCCTGAGGGTGAACCCGCAGGACACAGTGAGCTCTCTGAAAATGCTCATCCAGAACAAACTGGGATTTCCTCCTCACAAACAGAGGCTGATCTTTGTGAACGGACAGAAGACATCCCTCAGCGACGACTCCCAGTACATCAGTGAGTACGGTCTGCAGTCCGGCTCTCGGGTCTCTCTGCTGATCACACAGCCCGCCACCATGCAGGTATTCCTCAGGAACGAGAAGGGCCAAATAAACACCTACGATATCAAACCGGAGGAGACTGTCAGCGACTTCAAAACAAAGGTCCAGCACAGAGAGGGGGTCCAGGTGAGCCAGCAGAGGCTGATCCACGAAAGCAGGGAGATGACGACTGGAAGACTTTCAGACTACAACGTCAAAGAGATGAGCACCATCGACCTGATGTTTCGTCTGAGAGGAGGCTGGGCACACTTCTGATTAAAATGTCAGCAAGTTAATGAACTGTAcagttttttaatgtaatgcGAATGATGATCAAACCTTTGTTATTTATtagaatctgttttttttatgtggaagTAATTCAATTCATTCCTCAACATGTagtgtgtgttatatataacATAATCTGTATAATAACCTAAATtccttattttttaaatgatttgtattttttaatttggcaatattttaataattcgATACATTCCTAAATGtgtaatatattaaaaacttgttttgatactataaaagttacacacaatatgGCAtgttaactttttattttcacaaatcatgttttaattttgttaaccggcacttaaaaaaataaagaaaaaaaaataaacgtgAATTTGCATGTGTCTTCACATTTCCTCTTATGTCATGTAGCTCAGAGGTGGAGCTGTACACTGTGCAGACGACGATTACCAGTAACAAAAAGGCACTTTAGCGTCacagatttaaaatgatgacattattcaaatatataaaacagacTGCCGAGATTTTCTATAACAAGATtttggaagaacaaaaaaataaaaataaaggtttattaTGTTCTATTATCACAGTCATGTATGTATTCAACTGTTTATAGCAGCATGTTATCATGGCTTAAACTCATTGTACAAGTTTCGTTAGGAGATAATCAAAAGGATTATTGTCCAGATTAGGAAGTGGTATACAGTAGTACAGGGAACAGTGAAATGTTAAAACTCCTGTGAAGAAGCCGAGTTTTCCCCTCCTGAAGCTTCATTTCCTCACAGTTGCAAGGTAGGCGTACCAAAATAAGGCAATCATGTTGGCAAACAGCACTCGGaactgaaacagacacagacagaggaagaaaatgaaagaaaatgtcattGTTGTCAATATGTGACTCATCATCTGTTTGATGATGTCAGTGATGTGTACACTACCTGAACAGGCACAAAGTTGATATTGATGAACTGGAACGGGGTCCAAACTTTCCAGTTCATCTTTAAAGCAGTCCAGTAACTTGCTTTCATCTTCTTTTCAAAGTCTCCCCATCCTTTAGCCTGAAAATAGATTCAAATGACcacatatttatgtttgttttgctctaTGACATGTGTTTAATACTGCAGACAGTGGACTAAATACTATGGTAAAGATCAAGGTTCAAACATGaagtaaattatatttaaagcaGCAGCCCGCCACATCAAAAAAGTGTTACAAACTGGGCGCATGTAGTTTGAAACATATCAAGCAGGAGGGtctaattaaaaatgtcatcaagttgcattatgggaagtgtaaGAGCCTGCATTTTTTGACTAGACTAGTCTTCTAGTGTATGTTTGACCTTGTCTATacgagctgctgtaacaaggTGTGGATCAATGAAGACAGCTGATCATTTAACAGCTGTATAATcagaataatacataataatataaatttCACGTTAGGATAAGAGATACCATACTAGGGGCTACAGCAAACTTAaccattcttttgttttttagtctgtCTCTTCTCAATCCACCAACTTTATTCCAGTGCTACAGTGATGTATATTTATAAATTGTATATGGTGGTATCACTGGTATTAAATCTCTAATCTCTAATGCTTAGGAGGGAGAGTTTCTGAGACGACGCACCTCCAGGATGTTCATAACAAAGTAGAAAAGGAGCAGAAAGCCCGGGGCAAAAAACAGCCGATCCAGTAGCAGACGTTTGATTATACAGTACGGGTCTGTGGTCGGCATCCATACTTCCATCAGCTGGTAAAAGTAATGGCTCACCGGCCCGGTGATGAACAACCTGTAATAGAGAAAAAGGCATAATATAACTACCAAAAGAATACATGGATGTaagatttttaagattttaaagtGACAATGTGCCACTTTTCTGATGGTGTCTCATTTACACTCTGCTTCCAGTTCACCTCTTCTCGCATTATGTAACTTCATGCTCCGGGCCGGTAGGGCATAAAGCTTATTGGCTAAGCCACACTAAGTCACACTCCACTGACTATGTCACTGATTTGGTGAAAACGGGGTCATATTTTATTGagaatgttttcttgttttccttctgatgtcctccgcctgctctgcctcaactcttgTTATTTAAGTCGGCTCACTTAGTTTGCTGTACTGCTCAGACGGGGAGTGATGCCCAGGACCAGAGCCGGGCAAGCAGGCAAcataaccgggctcagcagaggatggcagaggcgaagagaCTGAACACGGAGAAAGCT
This genomic stretch from Larimichthys crocea isolate SSNF chromosome III, L_crocea_2.0, whole genome shotgun sequence harbors:
- the LOC104937261 gene encoding polyubiquitin; translation: MDITIVMLDGKTHILRVNPQDTVSSLKMLIQNKLGFPPHKQRLIFVNGQKTSLSDDSQYISEYGLQSGSRVSLLITQPATMQVFLRNEKGQINTYDIKPEETVSDFKTKVQHREGVQVSQQRLIHESREMTTGRLSDYNVKEMSTIDLMFRLRGGWAHF
- the pxmp2 gene encoding peroxisomal membrane protein 2, yielding MPVQSLPVRDASIQFRLLQQYLLLLKKYPILTKSVTSGILSALGNLLSQVLEARKKSKNGALVKEIDTAGAARYAIYGLFITGPVSHYFYQLMEVWMPTTDPYCIIKRLLLDRLFFAPGFLLLFYFVMNILEAKGWGDFEKKMKASYWTALKMNWKVWTPFQFININFVPVQFRVLFANMIALFWYAYLATVRK